A single Glycine soja cultivar W05 chromosome 14, ASM419377v2, whole genome shotgun sequence DNA region contains:
- the LOC114383352 gene encoding probable serine/threonine-protein kinase PBL7: MMSLCSSQGTCSGDTNALVSSSAVGNEPSDYKRHNNKLMTFLKKTMWEYAFACVGVVPCGGNNDLNGQRKATLKHNKAWLLADSGAELASADPRSVHSSFRFSFCSQVEVESFNMSYSASAAAATFLMVNLDYESQVKELKWRRIQSPEKSLSPVANTLIRFSYDEILSATHNFSKERVLGRGALSCVFRGRVGIWRTSVAIKRLDKEDKECVKAFCRELMIASSLHNTNVVPLVGFCIDSEEGLFLVYKYVSGGSLEHHLHGRKKGSSPLPWSVRYKVAIGIAEAVAYLHHGTERCVVHRDIKPSNILLSSKKIPKLCDFGLASWTSAPSVPFLCKTVKGTFGYLAPEYFQHGKVSDKTDVYALGVVLLELLTGRKPIEAKRTPGEENLVVWAKPLLRKGKGAIEELLDSQVKYNLSYTDQMARMIDAAAACVTSEESRRPSIGEIVAILKGEVEPVLSRRRKSGYFGNGYVIDYYPQLQETNNEMKSHLALAMLGVSECEDDDFLYGH; the protein is encoded by the exons ATGATGAGTTTGTGTTCCTCTCAAGGAACCTGTTCTGGTGACACCAATGCACTCGTTTCCTCTTCTGCTGTTGGAAATGAGCCTTCTGACTACAAAAGGCATAACAACAAACTCATGACCTTTTTGAAAAAAACCATGTGGGAGTATGCTTTCGCATGTGTTGGTGTTGTTCCTTGTGGCGGCAATAACGACCTTAACGGTCAAAGGAAGGCAACTTTGAAGCACAATAAGGCGTGGTTGCTGGCGGATTCTGGAGCAGAATTGGCGAGTGCTGACCCTCGATCGGTTCACTCGTCTTTCAGGTTCAGCTTCTGCTCTCAGGTTGAGGTTGAGTCCTTCAACATGAGCTATTCTGCTTCTGCTGCTGCTGCAACCTTTTTGATGGTGAATTTGGACTATGAGTCTCAAGTGAAGGAGTTAAAATGGAGGAGAATACAGTCACCGGAGAAAAGCTTGTCTCCCGTGGCCAACACTTTGATCAGGTTCAGCTATGATGAAATTCTGTCTGCTACTCACAATTTCTCCAAAG AGAGAGTGTTGGGGAGAGGTGCCTTGAGCTGTGTTTTTAGAGGAAGAGTTGGGATTTGGAGGACTTCTGTTGCTATTAAAAGGTTGGATAAGGAAGACAAGGAGTGTGTCAAGGCGTTTTGCAGAGAATTGATGATTGCTAGTTCTCTGCATAACACAAATGTTGTTCCTCTTGTGGGGTTTTGTATTGACTCAGAGGAGGGTTTGTTTTTGGTGTACAAGTATGTGTCAGGGGGAAGCTTAGAGCATCACTTACATG GGAGGAAGAAGGGTAGTTCACCACTTCCATGGTCTGTGAGGTACAAAGTTGCAATTGGGATTGCAGAAGCAGTGGCTTATCTGCATCATGGAACAGAAAGATGTGTTGTTCATAGAGACATTAAGCCCTCAAACATTCTGCTTTCCTCTAAGAAGATTCCCAAG TTATGTGATTTTGGACTAGCTTCATGGACTTCTGCACCTTCAGTTCCTTTCCTTTGCAAAACTGTGAAAGGAACATTTGG TTATTTGGCTCCTGAGTATTTCCAACATGGAAAAGTTTCAGATAAGACTGATGTTTACGCTTTGGGAGTTGTTCTATTGGAGCTCTTAACTGGCCGCAAGCCAATTGAAGCAAAAAGAACCCCTGGAGAGGAAAACTTGGTAGTATGG GCTAAACCTTTGCTGAGAAAAGGGAAAGGAGCCATTGAAGAGTTGCTTGATTCTCAAGTCAAATACAATTTGAGTTACACAGATCAAATGGCTCGCATGATTGATGCCGCAGCTGCCTGTGTTACAAGTGAAGAATCTAGGAGGCCAAGCATAGGTGAGATTGTTGCAATATTGAAAGGAGAAGTAGAGCCTGTACTCTCTAGAAGAAGGAAATCTGGTTATTTTGGTAATGGATATGTGATTGATTATTACCCTCAATTACAAGAAACAAATAATGAGATGAAAAGTCACTTGGCTTTGGCAATGCTAGGAGTTTCAGAGTGTGAGGATGATGATTTTCTCTATGGTCATTGA